Below is a genomic region from Primulina eburnea isolate SZY01 chromosome 9, ASM2296580v1, whole genome shotgun sequence.
CTACAACAATAAATGACTATTGTGACACTTTTTTTAGAcagttttaattaaatgttgttacaaatacttaataatgacacttgtaaaaaattaataatgtgtaaaataaaaaaacatattagattagttatcatgacatttttaattgatgtcatctTTTATATGGAGGGAAACAATAACTTTTCCCACATCGTAAAAAAATcgttaaaaactaaaaaaattcaCTATAAATAAGTGTGAGAATATTTGGGTTAGATAAATATTGGAGGAGGGAAAATAATTGTCTCCCTCCATATAAAAAATGatatcaattaaaaatgtcaggataactaatctaatatgtttttttattctcacatttattttatctaatttccCTCCTCCTATATTTATCCAACCCAAATATTCCCACATTTGTTATTGTCACTATAATGAACATACACGACACTTTTAGTTgtcattataaatgattttaactgacatataaattaatcattattactataataacaaggcatctataaatgtatttaaatatgagttttcctgacatttaaaattgtcattatatgaattattagtaacacgtatgaagttgtcattaacatcttataatgacattaaaaaatgtcagtaagtttaagacgacattagaatagatgacatttgttggaggtgtcactaaaacttaaatgccactaaatattgaatatgatgatatttatgaatgtcaccataagcattttttcttgtagtggtgTCTGCGCCTGTAAAAAAAGATGATACAAGCAACTTTACTTCATTCCAtaaaattgagaattttaaattATCACAAACAAGTTGTCGGGACGGGGGACACTTCCTTATTCTTTCCGACGTTAACTTAGCCAAGATTGTTACACAACACACGACACCTCGAAAACATATAACATCAAACCACCACTGTTACAACTTCAAAACATGGAATGCAAACATATCTTAAACACACACTTGAAATCATTACCACCTCGATTAATCAGTGATGCAAGACGATGGAATCGTATTGGAAAACAGCGTCGCCTGAAGTATTAGACCGCCACACGGTGCTGACCGACGTTACGCCTCTTGCGAAGGCGAAAAAACCGGTGCCACCGACTATAGATATGTGTCGTAACGGAGTGAGATAGGCATTGTGACCAGAAAAACTAAGTGTACTTCCATTATACTCCCCATCTGTGAAAACAATTGTGAACGTCATGTGGATACTAGTCTCCTCCAACGAGGCTAAAGCATAGATCCCTCCTGCCTGACCAATTATCTTGGATCCGGGTTCCGGCCCGACTGTCACCGGATCATCGAATACCGACACTAGGCCAAACAAGGTAGGCGAGGTAAAGGTCGTGTTTGCACTAGCCACGACGACAATCGTCGGAGTTGGCGAGGTGAAAATATCTCGAACGTAGAAATTGAGTTTGGTGAGCTTTTCCTTTCCTGAATAATGGGTTGTTAACCACTTTTCGAGGGAGTCGGGGCTGGTTCGAATGCCGACATAGGCGATGCCCACGATTGTTGCTAGGGAGACAAGTGTGAGAAGTATGGACTTGATCTTCTCCATGTTAATTATAATGTATGTTTTTCTCTCAAGAAATGGCTGGTTCAATGAATAGATATGGATTTCTCCAAGTTATATagagagatttagagtttatCACACTGCTCGCTATCTTGTTTGAATGCAATATCACGTGATAAAATTGTAACGATGATAGATCATTAGGTTGAATTAATATGAGGCCATTCATGATTAGTAGTGGTGCATGAATATAGAACGATATGCATGTTTGTTCAGCCTCATGATTTTTTGGAAATTACGATCGAAAtagcttattttaaattaaaaagggAATGTTATTCACACTCCTAATATTATTAATCATACTCTAACTTAACTTTTAAGTTTATAAATTGACCACAATACCTTTATCACTCTTATTTTTgcttaaatattaataaatgcACTCAATAAAAACTCTAATTGCATAACATgaatatttcttctttatttttcgGTTTTCTCAATTTAATATCTATAATTTTTTTCTCTAAAATATGCTAATTTTTTATGTtcatataaaatgtgcaattatTATATTACATGATAATACATTCAATGTTTCTTTTGTAAAAGTTTTATTATAACATGAAAAAtgttatttatattaatttttttaaaaaaagttaatttaatttttataagcTCTTGTGCCATAATTTTCTCTACTTttaggaaaaaataaaataatatttgtaaAATAGTTATTATGATACAGTATAAATTAAAGTgagaattaaaatattttaaattcaaacttttatcatctaaaaataatattaaattaaatttcgaaaattcacaCGGACGTAGAAAATGTTTCCaacttaaaaattttgaaatttatttaatagtttcaatatttacaaaaatttattttaattaattggaaaTAATTTTAAGAAATATTATTTATGTGTTTTATTTAAAGGTTGAGAAATATGttctaaataaattttatttatgatttaggAAATGTGTTTTCTAAGTTTCATCATTAACTTTTTCTAGTAAATTAAcaatacatttttttaaaataataacttTGCTTAtacgttttaaaataaatatatacaacgtgaataaataatctaaaaatatagtaaattaatatatatgtatatataaaagatagatttaatttttaatttattactgACGGTGAACAGAGGCTGACTGAATAAAAGCATTTTAACACTTCAATTGATCTATTTAACACTTGTATGAAAGTCCGAGCATCTGGTAGCCCGGGGAAAAGATGTCCCGGATACTCACCTGCTCGACTTCTGAAGAATTCATCCTGCAGATTGATCTTGATTTGAACTATCCATATAATATCACGAGTCATCAATGACTCGAGCTCTTATAGGGTATCACCAGCACCTTTTCTTTCCTTTGGCACACTTGGGAGCCATTATTCTTATATGTTATTATTGCTCGCTTTGGCGCTGGCTATGATGAACAATGCGGAAAACATCAAAACTAAAACAAATTTGGCCATTTTTGgagaaaatttttattatcTTGAGTCGAACATTTGATTTTTACGTAGTTTACATGTACAATCACAATGCATGTGCCCAATATGTGGGTGGGCAATTTAGTCAACTACTAGaggtttttaaattttaattcgaAAATTTTCGTATTCATTTCATGCGACCtaatccataatttatttttgggaaaaattatTTATCTAGTAAAGGGACGTGTCCAAGATTGTAAAAGATTTGCGACAACTTTCATTAAGGGGACATGACACGAGCCCTATTATTTCCGGCATCAATAATATATATTCATTGTCCCACGAGAAGTTTAGTACATATTCAATTATTCATTGTCCCACGAgaagttttatatatatatatatatatatatatatatatatatatatatatatatatatatatatatatataatagtttGAATTAACTATTTTGGTCAAAATAGAGACTAATACGACATAGTTGTTATATGGACTCATTGTAAAGTCGTGTTGGTGCGAGCCTGAACCGGAGACGTGACATTAACTTACATAAATCGTTACGAGGAAGAAGAATCATGCTTATCATGCTCACAATATACCTTCGAAAACATGAAATCAAACTACCACAATTACAACTTCGATTCGTGATGTATAATCGGGCCAAGAATCAAGCTTGTTCGATTTAAAGAAGCACAAAAGCAATAAGAATGTAGCCCGACGTAAATTAGAGCCCGTCCCATGTTTTGTGATAGTGGGCCGTCCCCAAAATACTCAACTATGATAAACAGACAcgctatatttttttttctctcaaataccaaaaatatttttcatttttattgttatttaataaaaaaatattttggtatcataataaaaatatttctttatctatatctataatttttaatttttaaatagtcATAACACAtataacattaaaaatattataaaaaaacaattttaaagttttaaaatttaatttaataaaatatctagattttcacaaaaaatatttagcatcaatttttttttaatatatatgcaAGCATCGTGTGCCAAAAGAcactattatatatattatgataGTGCCAAAAGAcactattatatatattattatcaaaagacggtctcacagattttTATTCGTGAGATAGATCAATTATGTTcatctttaaaataaaaattaatatatttgacataaaagtaatactttttcgtgGGTGACCCATATAGAATATcagtttcacaaaattgacccatgagactgtctcacaggAGTTTTTGTGCAATTTTGAACCACATTTTCTAGTTTTTGAATAAGTTATTCTGTTAAGCATTTTTTGAAAAGAGTTTCTCATCCAAAACTTGATTGTTTAGGCTAATTTCTTTAAAAGCGAACAAAGATTAATCGAAACACGCTCTTTATTTGAAGCATAAGCTAGCTTACTGCCTTAAAATTTAGTTAATTGATAAAAGAACGTCACATAAAGTCAAACTTTGATTAACATTCTATCCATTGATATTCTTTAATGAATTGTACTAATCAAGCAAGATTTTCTGATCACGAAAATTTCATTCAAAGGAAATAAAAAgtgtaaatttaaaaaaaaaaagcgaaGAGAAAAAGTCATGGTATGAACTCACAAAACCCTTATGaattaaaacatgataaatctAAGCATATATGTGATCTCaatttgaattttttgtgtAAATTTTATCATAAACTATACTTATTAATATAtacatttcaaaatatttgaaaataacaTTCATTTAGACAAGATATATAGCAGGCGGTGTTAGCACCTACATTTGCGTGTAAGCATTAAATAGATTATGGAAGACGACATGTAGAATGTGCTCTTTTCTTGTAGTTTTAGGgagaatattttttatttttatattattcatataagcttaattttgtatataaacaaactaattaatCTTACTATCCATTCATCCTGTCATTCATCAAGCAAAAACAGAAATCCAACATGGAGAAACCCTACATAGTTTTAACACTTCTCTCGTTAGCAACAATCATGGGTGCTGCCAATGGTGTGGCGATGCGGCCCGAATCAATGGAAAAGTGGTTAAAAACCCGAAACCGGGTAAAGGAAAGGGTCACCCCACTCCAGTTCTACGTTCGAGATGTTTTTAGTATGCCAACCACAACGAACGTCATTGTGGCTAAGGCAAACTCTACTTTTGGTTCGCCTACACTTTTTGGCCTTGTCACGGTGATAGATGATCCGGTCACAGTCGGGCCAGAGCCAGAATCCAAGATAATGGGTCGGGCAGAAGGGATCGTCACGTTCGCCTCGTTGGAAAAGATTAGCTTACACATGACGTTCACCATCGTGTTCACTGATGGGAAGTATAATGGTAGCACACTTAGTTTTGTTGGTCACAATTCATGCCTCGCGGCCGAGCTAGGTCAAATATCTATAGTTGGTGGGACAGGTGCTTTCGTGTTGGCAAGAGGCGTCGCGTTTATTAATACTATATCGTCTAATAGTTCGAGTGATACTCTCTTCGAGTATAACGCGTTTGTGTTATCACATTATTGATTGATCGTGACATGACTTGCGGGGTGTTGAAGATCTCATCTGTTTcacatttcatgttttgaagttGTACTTCATTCTTGTAGTTTGATTTCATGTCTTCAATTGTGTAGTGCACTGTAAATATGTCTCCGTTTCCTTGTAATAAATATTGTGCAAGTGTATGGACTTACTCAAAGCTCAAGCTCGACCAGGAATGACAATTTCCTCCGAACCCGTCGGAAGATCCGTTCTATTCGGGTTGGAAGGATTTTTAGACCCGATTAAATAATTGGGTATAGggattttcgggttcgggtatgGAGGCGGGTTTGATATAATCCGACCCACACCCGACCCGAATAAccgtttaaattaatatatatatatatatatctatatctatatctatactattataaatatatgagtttgaattgtgaatttacttggTTACCCTTTTCCAactattacttaattaatgtcttatttatttatttaggtgacttttcaattttcttatctaattacctaatttgtttaattgatacattttattttactatgcattatttcacatcaatatattttctaagctttataataaaaaatggtttcaacttaatttttttaaacttcaagttacattaatatataaattttttgttagctgttcagatttaatttttaaaacttcaatttaaaaaaacatatatgttttatacctaaaaatagttcaaactttattttttaaacttcaagttaaattaacatatatctataaattttttgttaacaattcgaacttaattttttaaactttaagtttaaaaaaacatatatgttttataaataaaaatagttcaaactttattttttaaacttcgatttaaatgaacatataaatttatggtTAACGGttcggacttaattttttaaactttaagttaaaaaaaacatgtatgttttataaataaaaaaagttcaaactttatttttttaatttcaatttaaatgaACGTATAAATTTATGATTAgtaaacttcaagttacatgtacatataaatttttggttagcggttcgaacttaattttttaaaacttcaaatttaaaaaaaatcatatcaaaatttattttttaaacttcaactgaaatgaacatataaatttatggttagtattttttaaacctaaaatatattttctattttctaatatattttctatgttttataaccaaaaatggttcagacttaattttttaaacttcaaattaaaaaaatatatatgtttgataactaaaaatagttcaaattttatttttaaacttcaatttaaatgaacatataaatatatggttagtatttttttgacctacaatatattttttatttttaaatatattttctatgtttgTTTAAACTTCAAatgcataaacatataaattttttgttagcggttcggatttaatttttaaaacttcaagttaaaaaaacatatatgttttatacttaaaaatagttcaaactttattttttaaacttcaagttaaatgaacatatatataaatttattgttagtattttttaaacctacaataaatttttctatttttaaatatattttctatgttttataaccaaaaatgataaggacttaattttttaaacatcaaattacatgaacatataaattttttgttagatTTTTTGTTAGCTGTTCAGacttaatttttcaaatttcaaattaaataaacatatatgttttataaccaaaaataatttaaaatgtatttattaaacttcaagttaaataaacatataaatttgtagttagtattttttaaacctataatatattttctattttttttaacaaaaaatgtTTCATACTTAACTTTTTTAACTTAAAGTTAAATCAATATATAAATATGTCATTATCTCATTTATATTTATCTATAACACTCATCCATACATTTTTAGTGATCTAATATTTGATTTGCATATGTTTCGATATATAAATttagcataaataaatatttgtagatGTTGGTGCTTTATTGTTTTTGAAATAATTGTGAGGACATCACGATGTgaataattttagttttttattttttgtaataataataataatgtattgTGATTTCACCGACTTATTAAAATGAACATACTCATATAATATTGCTCTAACgtttattgatttgattgatttatatacgATTAATgtatgtttttaattttttaaaatttaagctaaatgaacatattaatttttagttagaggttcagacttaattttttaaacttcaagttaaataaagttaatttatttaattgatagaTTGATACATCATTATGCATTATTTTCCCtattatta
It encodes:
- the LOC140840915 gene encoding pterocarpan synthase 1-like; protein product: MEKIKSILLTLVSLATIVGIAYVGIRTSPDSLEKWLTTHYSGKEKLTKLNFYVRDIFTSPTPTIVVVASANTTFTSPTLFGLVSVFDDPVTVGPEPGSKIIGQAGGIYALASLEETSIHMTFTIVFTDGEYNGSTLSFSGHNAYLTPLRHISIVGGTGFFAFARGVTSVSTVWRSNTSGDAVFQYDSIVLHH
- the LOC140840916 gene encoding pterocarpan synthase 1-like, with the translated sequence MEKPYIVLTLLSLATIMGAANGVAMRPESMEKWLKTRNRVKERVTPLQFYVRDVFSMPTTTNVIVAKANSTFGSPTLFGLVTVIDDPVTVGPEPESKIMGRAEGIVTFASLEKISLHMTFTIVFTDGKYNGSTLSFVGHNSCLAAELGQISIVGGTGAFVLARGVAFINTISSNSSSDTLFEYNAFVLSHY